A portion of the Actomonas aquatica genome contains these proteins:
- a CDS encoding autotransporter-associated beta strand repeat-containing protein — protein sequence MSVLAAAAGLHGQVLTESFTGTSASGWVFSGTNYTPVLTASQGIDTAGDGWLRLTSNGNNQATSAYYDSAFNAAGATVYASFQYATWGGSGADGITFFLFDGAQSFVVGADGGSMGYAQKTGVDGLAGGYIGVAIDEFGNYSNPTEGRIGGIGFTPDSIAVRGSEASGYAYLGGSGTLSTSIDTPGVGSRPVVYNQVQVLLNATNQLTVTLQQGGTSPQTILQMDLSAYERPETLKLGFTAGTGGSTNYHEIRNIDASTIGASLWSNNLGTSNWDSNNNWDPTVTPGNGEDILFDNTHVSTAQTIDTYADRNVRSITFDAPFDYTLNNNTLTFDNGGVAGFSGIAATQTHGSGNHTINSDLVADNDIYIRNTNSGDLTLNGDLTTGGNTVTFDGTGDTFATGAITGSGDLIKNDGGSLTLSGSSTYSGGTALNNGTLNADSSTALGTGTVTMSGGTLASTNGSTVGNAITLTGDAAMDGFGTTGTLTQSGGSYTLGLADSTLGNVNLSNNNTGRTLTTEVIGTSEITGTIANGGTSAGNLTKTGAGELILSGANTYTGTTTISEGTVTLGGNDRLHNASDLVMGAGASLNLNGYSERIDNLTGGDGASINYGTPGGANTFMFDNYTAPGSGVLVINNWEQGTDALATTVNSQNVSTIYLSGYGVATYTGSTTSYDSATGYLLGAAAVTEKEWDGSSSSTWSTNSNWTSSGEPTSTQVALFDDLGLGRLDVDLNTSYTLAGIRFGENATSTYRIANTASDITLAGTVPYIQQQSDVTQELYFDDLFLRNNTVVDITGAGDLVLNADIKETNGSFALIKDGTGDGKLIINNNYNSYTGGLYINNGIVQIQYGTALGTGSAQGHIADGGALELSNSGTTTNTINVAGTGVDNGGAIHNVAATNTLSGTINQTADTRIAADAGTTLNLTGNVTGSGTDTTFAGPGTINVSQITTGSGTVTVESGTVAYTGGTANTYTGVTTVASGANLDLNKTAGVNAIGSGGLVVNSGTVTLQQNNQIADSASVTLNGTGTLDLNERTETINRLNTNAGSTVDLGTAGGLTLSAGSVTNSTLTGNLVGGSSSTLNVAGLSNVYITQNNTSFTGTTNVQAGTLNISANEAVGTGAINVSSGGNFQIQGGLDIDNTVTLNGTGTGGNGALQNFTGSNTLSGSVVLGSNARVETNTGTLTLSGTVTGSGNILTVGGTANTVISGTLANGSGGLTKDESGTLTLSGANTYTGATTVSGGTLIAANDNALGTAATGTTVDSAGTLALTNNITIASEALTNNGLLDNASGTNEYAGVISGTGDVQVSSGQLTLSGTNTFSGDVIVTSGTTLVATSDDALGSGGGNTSVLSGGTLELSGGIDSDTENMIYLAGTGNGGAGAVLSSSGDNILDAPFTLTGDATISATADTLTLGTQGTSPIFDLDGYDLTLNTDGGDIIFEADFTDAGDVYKTGSGTLSLNHSEAYPAILSPDTDFYFQDGTTILNTYNNEDTGILGDFTVGDGIGAAGSALFQQGHTESGNGYLFNNLISDSSNVTINSDGYWDLQGYKEIVNNVTMNGGTIEAMNGSGTGDRLDIIGTLTASGGTTSTIEGRLGMNNDTAKSIVVDAGATLDINAVLSNGGFNKTGDGTLELSGANTFTGTALISDGIVRVDNDTGLGAVSGDTRVLSGGQLQLDAVTIGAESLQIAGSGHNNDGTGALRALTGTTNTWGGSVLMTANAEIQTDAGANLTVNGGITGSGRTLTVDSIGDTTFNGANTFNTLNKTGGGTLTVTNSNTYATANVTEGTFALGNSNILSDTMDVNLGAAGTFNVGSFTEVIDDLTGSGTLTIASGGDLTIDKIGGSLSGGTPTGAFTGVLDVDGIMTLNGGTIGAADGTGSTGTMILTAGNTLNIVDDFNFGGTLELADNTTLNLVNNGTTFDVGTLRVTGDSVIDFGGTDIATLNIGTLEIDIGGTIFATSWNSFYDLWTATNFSGATLDERGATTAQITFDGFTSSDTIWLTYDYGANEITVPEPSTYGAILMGAALAGWFWRKRRKAKTAATTTA from the coding sequence GTGTCCGTTTTGGCGGCTGCGGCGGGTCTGCATGGCCAGGTTTTGACGGAGAGTTTCACGGGCACCTCGGCTTCCGGCTGGGTCTTTTCGGGCACCAATTACACGCCGGTGCTCACGGCCTCGCAGGGCATTGATACCGCGGGTGATGGTTGGCTGCGACTCACCTCGAATGGCAACAACCAGGCGACCAGCGCCTATTACGATTCTGCCTTCAACGCCGCCGGTGCCACGGTGTATGCATCTTTTCAATACGCGACGTGGGGTGGCAGCGGCGCTGACGGCATCACTTTCTTCCTTTTTGACGGGGCGCAGTCCTTTGTGGTCGGCGCGGACGGCGGCTCGATGGGTTACGCGCAGAAGACCGGCGTGGATGGTCTGGCGGGCGGCTACATCGGCGTCGCCATCGACGAGTTTGGTAACTACTCCAACCCGACCGAAGGCCGTATCGGCGGTATCGGATTCACGCCCGATTCCATCGCGGTGCGCGGTTCGGAAGCTTCCGGTTACGCCTACCTCGGCGGCAGCGGCACCCTTTCGACTTCGATCGATACGCCCGGGGTCGGCTCGCGTCCCGTGGTCTACAACCAAGTGCAAGTTCTCCTCAACGCGACCAACCAGCTCACGGTCACGCTCCAGCAGGGCGGCACCTCCCCGCAGACGATTCTCCAGATGGACCTCTCGGCCTACGAGCGCCCCGAGACCTTGAAGCTCGGCTTCACTGCCGGCACCGGTGGCTCCACCAACTACCACGAGATTCGTAACATCGACGCCTCCACCATCGGCGCGAGCCTCTGGTCCAACAATCTCGGCACCTCCAACTGGGACTCGAACAACAACTGGGATCCGACCGTCACCCCGGGCAATGGCGAAGACATTCTCTTCGACAACACCCACGTCTCCACCGCGCAGACGATCGATACCTACGCCGACCGCAATGTCCGCTCGATCACCTTCGACGCCCCGTTCGACTACACGCTCAACAATAACACGCTCACGTTCGACAACGGTGGCGTGGCGGGCTTCTCCGGCATCGCGGCCACCCAGACCCACGGCTCTGGTAACCACACCATCAATTCCGACCTCGTCGCCGACAACGACATCTACATCCGCAACACCAACAGCGGCGACCTCACCCTCAACGGTGACCTCACCACCGGCGGCAACACCGTGACCTTCGATGGCACGGGCGACACCTTCGCCACCGGCGCCATCACCGGCTCCGGCGACCTCATCAAGAACGACGGCGGCTCCCTCACCCTCTCGGGCTCCAGCACCTACTCCGGTGGCACCGCGCTCAACAACGGCACGCTCAACGCCGACTCCTCCACGGCCCTCGGCACCGGCACCGTCACGATGTCCGGCGGCACCCTCGCTTCCACCAACGGCTCCACGGTCGGCAACGCCATCACCCTCACCGGCGACGCCGCCATGGATGGCTTCGGCACCACCGGCACGCTCACGCAGTCCGGCGGCAGCTACACCCTCGGCCTCGCCGACTCCACCCTCGGCAACGTCAACCTCTCCAACAACAACACCGGCCGCACCCTCACCACCGAGGTAATCGGCACGAGTGAGATCACCGGCACCATAGCCAACGGCGGCACCAGCGCGGGCAACCTCACCAAAACCGGCGCGGGTGAACTCATCCTCTCCGGCGCCAACACCTACACCGGCACCACCACTATCTCTGAGGGCACGGTCACGCTCGGCGGCAACGACCGCCTGCACAACGCGTCCGATCTCGTCATGGGCGCCGGCGCCAGCCTCAACCTCAACGGCTACTCCGAGCGCATCGACAACCTCACCGGCGGCGACGGTGCCTCCATCAATTACGGCACGCCGGGTGGCGCCAATACCTTCATGTTCGACAACTACACCGCTCCCGGCAGCGGCGTGCTTGTCATCAACAATTGGGAGCAGGGCACCGACGCCCTCGCCACCACCGTCAACAGCCAGAACGTCAGCACCATCTACCTCTCGGGCTACGGCGTCGCGACCTACACCGGCTCCACCACGTCCTACGACTCCGCCACCGGCTACTTGCTCGGTGCCGCCGCCGTCACCGAAAAAGAGTGGGACGGCAGCTCGAGCAGCACCTGGAGCACCAACTCCAACTGGACCTCCTCCGGCGAACCGACCTCCACCCAAGTCGCGCTCTTCGACGACCTCGGTCTCGGTCGTCTCGATGTTGATCTCAACACGTCCTACACGCTCGCCGGTATTCGCTTTGGTGAGAACGCCACGTCCACTTACCGCATCGCCAACACAGCCTCCGACATCACCCTCGCCGGCACCGTCCCCTACATTCAGCAGCAGAGCGACGTCACCCAGGAACTCTACTTCGACGACCTCTTCCTGCGGAACAACACCGTCGTCGACATCACCGGCGCAGGTGACCTCGTGCTCAACGCCGACATCAAAGAGACCAACGGTTCCTTCGCCCTCATCAAAGACGGCACCGGCGACGGCAAGCTGATCATCAACAACAATTACAACAGCTACACCGGCGGCCTCTACATCAACAACGGTATCGTGCAGATCCAATACGGCACCGCCCTCGGCACGGGCTCGGCCCAGGGTCACATCGCCGACGGCGGCGCCCTCGAACTCTCCAACTCCGGCACCACCACCAACACCATCAACGTCGCCGGCACCGGCGTCGACAACGGTGGCGCCATCCACAACGTCGCGGCGACCAACACCCTTTCCGGCACGATCAACCAGACCGCCGACACTCGCATCGCCGCCGACGCGGGCACCACGCTTAACCTCACCGGCAACGTCACCGGCTCCGGCACCGACACCACCTTCGCGGGCCCCGGCACCATCAACGTCTCCCAGATCACCACCGGCTCCGGCACGGTCACCGTCGAGTCCGGCACCGTCGCCTACACCGGCGGCACCGCCAACACCTACACCGGCGTCACCACCGTCGCCTCCGGTGCGAACCTGGACCTCAACAAAACCGCCGGCGTCAACGCCATCGGCTCGGGCGGCCTCGTCGTCAACAGCGGCACCGTCACCCTCCAACAGAACAACCAGATCGCCGACTCTGCCTCCGTCACCCTCAACGGCACCGGCACCCTCGATCTCAACGAGCGCACCGAGACCATCAACCGTCTCAATACCAATGCCGGCAGCACGGTCGACCTCGGCACCGCCGGCGGCCTCACCCTCAGCGCCGGTTCGGTCACCAACTCCACCCTCACCGGCAACCTCGTCGGTGGCTCCAGCTCGACCCTCAATGTCGCCGGTCTGAGCAACGTCTACATCACGCAGAACAACACCAGCTTCACTGGCACCACCAACGTCCAGGCCGGCACGCTCAACATCTCCGCCAACGAAGCCGTCGGCACCGGCGCGATCAACGTCTCCTCCGGCGGCAACTTCCAGATCCAGGGCGGCCTCGACATCGACAACACCGTCACCCTCAACGGCACCGGCACCGGCGGCAACGGCGCCCTGCAAAACTTCACCGGCAGCAACACCCTTTCCGGTTCCGTCGTGCTCGGCTCCAACGCCCGCGTCGAAACCAACACCGGCACGCTCACCCTCTCCGGCACCGTCACCGGCAGCGGCAACATCCTCACCGTCGGCGGCACCGCCAACACCGTGATCTCCGGCACCCTCGCCAACGGCAGCGGTGGTCTCACCAAGGACGAGTCCGGCACGCTCACCCTCTCCGGCGCCAACACCTACACCGGCGCCACCACCGTCTCCGGCGGCACCCTCATCGCCGCCAACGACAACGCCCTCGGCACCGCCGCCACCGGCACCACCGTCGATAGCGCCGGCACCCTCGCGCTCACCAACAACATCACCATCGCCAGCGAGGCCCTCACCAACAACGGCCTGCTCGACAACGCCTCCGGCACCAACGAATACGCTGGCGTCATCTCCGGCACCGGCGACGTGCAGGTCTCCAGCGGCCAACTCACTCTCTCCGGCACCAACACCTTCTCCGGCGACGTCATTGTCACCTCCGGCACCACCCTCGTCGCCACCTCCGACGACGCCCTCGGTTCCGGCGGCGGCAACACCTCGGTCCTCTCCGGCGGCACCCTCGAACTCTCCGGCGGCATCGATTCCGATACCGAAAACATGATCTACCTCGCCGGCACCGGCAACGGTGGCGCGGGCGCCGTCCTCAGCTCCTCCGGCGACAACATCCTCGACGCCCCCTTCACCCTCACCGGTGACGCCACCATCTCCGCCACCGCTGACACCCTCACGCTCGGCACCCAGGGCACCTCCCCGATCTTCGACCTCGACGGCTACGACCTCACCCTCAACACCGACGGCGGCGACATCATCTTTGAGGCCGACTTCACCGACGCTGGTGACGTCTACAAGACCGGCTCCGGCACGCTCTCCCTCAACCACTCCGAGGCCTACCCGGCCATCCTCTCGCCCGACACCGACTTCTACTTCCAGGACGGCACCACCATCCTCAACACCTACAACAACGAAGACACCGGCATCCTCGGCGACTTCACCGTGGGTGATGGCATCGGCGCCGCCGGTTCCGCGCTCTTCCAGCAGGGCCACACCGAGAGCGGCAACGGCTACCTCTTTAACAACCTCATCTCCGACTCCTCCAACGTCACCATAAACTCCGACGGTTATTGGGACCTGCAGGGCTACAAGGAGATCGTGAACAACGTCACCATGAACGGAGGCACCATCGAGGCGATGAACGGCTCCGGCACGGGCGACCGTCTGGACATCATCGGCACCCTCACGGCCTCCGGCGGCACCACCTCCACCATCGAGGGCCGCCTCGGCATGAACAACGACACCGCCAAGTCCATCGTCGTCGACGCCGGTGCCACCCTCGACATCAACGCCGTCCTCTCCAACGGCGGCTTCAACAAGACCGGCGACGGCACCCTCGAACTCTCCGGCGCCAACACCTTCACTGGCACCGCCCTCATCTCCGACGGTATCGTGCGGGTCGATAACGACACCGGCCTTGGCGCGGTCTCGGGCGACACCCGGGTCCTCTCCGGCGGCCAACTCCAACTTGATGCCGTCACCATCGGCGCCGAGTCCCTGCAGATCGCCGGCAGCGGCCACAACAACGACGGCACCGGCGCCCTCCGCGCTCTCACCGGCACCACCAACACCTGGGGCGGCAGCGTGCTCATGACCGCCAACGCCGAGATCCAAACCGACGCCGGGGCCAACCTCACCGTCAACGGCGGCATCACCGGTTCCGGCCGCACCCTCACGGTCGACTCCATCGGCGACACCACCTTCAACGGCGCCAACACCTTTAACACCCTCAACAAGACCGGCGGCGGCACCCTCACCGTCACCAACAGCAACACCTACGCCACCGCCAATGTCACCGAAGGCACCTTCGCCCTCGGCAACTCCAACATCCTCTCCGATACGATGGATGTGAACCTCGGCGCGGCCGGCACCTTCAACGTCGGTTCCTTCACCGAGGTCATCGACGACCTCACCGGTAGCGGCACCCTCACCATCGCCTCGGGCGGCGACCTCACCATCGACAAGATCGGCGGCAGCCTCTCCGGCGGCACCCCGACCGGTGCCTTTACCGGCGTGCTCGATGTCGACGGCATCATGACCCTCAACGGCGGCACGATCGGCGCGGCCGACGGTACTGGCTCCACCGGCACCATGATCCTCACGGCCGGCAACACCCTCAACATCGTCGATGACTTCAACTTCGGCGGCACCCTCGAGCTGGCCGACAACACCACGCTCAATCTCGTCAACAACGGCACCACCTTCGACGTCGGCACCCTACGCGTCACCGGCGACAGCGTGATCGACTTTGGCGGCACCGATATCGCCACCCTCAACATCGGCACCCTCGAAATCGACATCGGCGGCACCATCTTCGCCACCAGCTGGAACAGCTTCTACGACCTCTGGACCGCCACCAACTTCAGCGGCGCGACCCTCGACGAGCGCGGCGCCACCACGGCGCAGATCACCTTCGATGGCTTCACGTCGTCCGACACCATTTGGCTCACCTACGACTACGGCGCCAACGAGATCACCGTCCCCGAGCCCAGCACCTACGGTGCGATCCTCATGGGCGCCGCCCTCGCCGGTTGGTTCTGGCGCAAGCGCCGCAAGGCCAAGACCGCCGCCACCACCACCGCCTAA
- a CDS encoding YgaP family membrane protein, with amino-acid sequence MTCNVGSADRIARIILGLAALGAGFYFESLWGLIGLVPLFTAVLRWCPLYVPLKLSTAKKDATES; translated from the coding sequence ATGACCTGCAACGTTGGATCCGCCGATCGTATCGCCCGTATCATTCTTGGCCTCGCCGCTCTCGGCGCGGGGTTTTACTTCGAAAGCCTGTGGGGCCTCATCGGCCTGGTGCCGCTCTTCACGGCGGTGTTGCGCTGGTGTCCGCTCTACGTGCCGCTGAAGCTGAGCACTGCGAAAAAGGACGCGACGGAGTCGTAA
- a CDS encoding Crp/Fnr family transcriptional regulator, with amino-acid sequence MNPPPAWLREAPPAEVAAFVAAAQRVKLPAAAQVFWPGDRCNQIVFVERGAVRVYQLSEEGRESTLYHIAPGESCLLTASCILGEVAFPAQAVVEQDTQGWAVPAAVFRRWMDESAWWRGYVFRLFGTRLAAVLGKLEAVSFRRVDARLAALLLRDVDADGEVRATHQVLADELGTAREVVSRTLAQWVAVGWVEAGRGRLRVRETEALRGLCD; translated from the coding sequence GTGAACCCACCGCCGGCCTGGCTACGAGAGGCCCCGCCCGCCGAGGTCGCGGCATTTGTCGCGGCGGCGCAGCGCGTGAAACTGCCGGCGGCGGCGCAGGTGTTCTGGCCGGGAGATCGGTGCAACCAGATCGTGTTTGTCGAACGTGGCGCGGTGCGGGTTTACCAGCTGAGCGAGGAGGGGCGGGAGTCGACGCTTTATCACATCGCCCCGGGCGAGAGTTGTCTGCTCACCGCGTCGTGCATTTTGGGCGAGGTGGCGTTTCCGGCACAGGCGGTGGTGGAACAGGACACGCAAGGCTGGGCGGTGCCGGCGGCGGTGTTTCGCCGCTGGATGGATGAGAGCGCATGGTGGCGCGGCTACGTGTTTCGGCTTTTCGGAACGCGGCTGGCGGCGGTGTTGGGCAAGTTGGAAGCGGTGTCGTTTCGGCGCGTCGATGCGCGCTTGGCGGCGTTGCTGTTGCGCGATGTTGACGCGGACGGCGAAGTGCGTGCGACGCATCAGGTGCTGGCCGATGAACTCGGCACGGCGCGCGAAGTGGTGAGTCGAACGCTCGCGCAATGGGTGGCGGTGGGCTGGGTGGAAGCCGGGCGCGGTCGATTACGGGTGCGAGAAACCGAGGCGCTGCGCGGCTTGTGTGACTAA
- a CDS encoding 3-methyladenine DNA glycosylase translates to MIATDNTTTVLDEPAWQARRRAHEARVDALVGGHRERAARGEKHPVEDFLFNYYSFRPAWLRRWHPGPGVVLAGETAREYLRWPEYQESGDGVRVAPEALPEKRRGFVRWLHAFLTTTATRPAFFGCFGWHEWAMVYRQSPEEVRHNAHPLRFPPDEIARIVEQGSGCCSHFDAFRFFTAPARPLNRHQPTRETAIALEQRGCLHANMDLYKWAYKLAPYAPSELVADCFVLARDIREIDMRASPYDLRHLGYEPIMIETPAGRSEYERRQREFSARGEPLRARLITVLETLLREGESAT, encoded by the coding sequence GTGATCGCCACCGACAACACGACGACCGTGCTCGACGAACCTGCTTGGCAGGCGCGACGGCGTGCGCACGAGGCGCGGGTGGATGCACTGGTGGGCGGCCATCGCGAGCGCGCGGCGCGCGGCGAGAAACACCCGGTGGAGGATTTTCTATTCAACTACTACTCCTTCCGCCCGGCATGGCTGCGGCGGTGGCATCCGGGGCCCGGCGTGGTGCTGGCGGGCGAGACCGCGCGGGAGTATCTGCGGTGGCCTGAGTATCAGGAATCTGGTGACGGTGTGCGGGTGGCCCCGGAGGCGTTGCCCGAAAAGCGGCGCGGTTTTGTGCGCTGGCTGCATGCGTTTCTGACCACGACTGCGACGCGCCCGGCGTTCTTTGGCTGTTTCGGCTGGCACGAGTGGGCGATGGTTTACCGGCAATCGCCCGAGGAAGTGCGGCACAACGCGCACCCGCTGCGGTTTCCGCCCGACGAGATTGCCCGCATCGTGGAACAGGGCTCCGGCTGCTGTTCGCACTTCGACGCGTTTCGGTTCTTCACCGCGCCAGCGCGGCCGCTGAACCGGCATCAGCCGACGCGGGAAACGGCGATCGCACTGGAGCAGCGCGGCTGTCTGCACGCGAACATGGACCTCTACAAGTGGGCCTACAAACTGGCGCCGTATGCGCCGTCGGAGCTCGTGGCCGATTGCTTCGTGCTGGCGCGCGACATTCGCGAGATCGACATGCGGGCGAGTCCGTATGACCTGCGTCACCTCGGCTATGAGCCGATCATGATCGAGACGCCCGCCGGGCGCAGCGAATACGAGCGACGACAACGCGAATTCAGCGCCCGGGGCGAGCCCTTGCGGGCGCGGTTGATCACGGTGTTGGAGACGCTGTTGCGGGAAGGGGAGTCGGCGACGTGA
- a CDS encoding sigma-54-dependent Fis family transcriptional regulator, with product MNLETLPSLMLEIASARDPADVPTAVVTGLARCDAVALVRIWLPGPGDRCATCRWRERCRDQTSCLHLSAGHGNSLTPDTDLSGETDGFNRMPLNLPQVGRVASTGRPYRELGLNGKEAWIIDQAWARRERLRTYAAQPLVFRGETLGVLEMFDRHLHGDAHFKWLRIFADHVAVTLSNARAFAEIERLQARTEAENRYLQDEVRQTFSGGEIVGNSTALRRVLEQIALVAPTDASVLVLGESGTGKEMVARVLHDRSPRRARALIKVNCSAIPEALFESEMFGHVKGAFSGAIRDRVGRFQLADGGTLFLDEIGDMPLAAQAKLLRVLQEREIERVGDDRTQTVDVRIVAATHRDLEAEVAAGRFRADLYYRLRVFPLTLPPLRKRRSDIPLLAAYFAASATRRLKLPGAQLPTAEVARLQNYAWPGNVRELQNLVERAAILARGGPMRFGELLGTDTGAAPVTATPHDQDEAVMPLTVAELRALERRNLALAMKRAHGRVRGPGGAAELLGVKPTTLASRLNALGLARRDALTPVATAP from the coding sequence ATGAATTTGGAAACGCTGCCCTCGCTCATGTTGGAGATCGCCTCGGCCCGGGATCCGGCCGATGTGCCCACAGCTGTCGTCACCGGCTTGGCGCGCTGTGATGCGGTGGCGCTGGTGCGCATCTGGCTGCCCGGTCCGGGTGATCGATGTGCCACCTGTCGCTGGCGCGAACGTTGCCGCGACCAGACGAGCTGCCTGCACCTCTCCGCCGGCCACGGCAACTCCCTCACGCCCGACACCGACCTCTCCGGCGAGACGGATGGCTTCAACCGGATGCCGCTCAACCTGCCGCAAGTCGGCCGGGTGGCCTCGACCGGTCGGCCCTACCGCGAGCTCGGCCTGAACGGCAAGGAGGCCTGGATCATCGACCAGGCTTGGGCCCGGCGCGAACGGCTACGCACCTACGCCGCCCAACCGCTGGTGTTCCGCGGCGAGACCCTCGGCGTGCTCGAAATGTTTGACCGGCACCTGCACGGTGACGCGCATTTTAAGTGGCTGCGCATCTTCGCCGACCATGTTGCCGTGACCCTCTCCAACGCCCGCGCCTTTGCCGAAATCGAACGCCTGCAGGCGCGCACCGAAGCCGAGAATCGCTACCTGCAGGATGAAGTGCGGCAGACCTTTTCCGGCGGCGAGATCGTGGGCAACTCCACCGCGCTGCGCCGCGTGCTGGAACAGATCGCGCTCGTCGCGCCGACGGACGCCAGTGTGCTCGTGCTTGGCGAAAGCGGCACCGGCAAGGAGATGGTCGCTCGCGTGCTGCACGACCGGAGTCCGCGCCGCGCCCGGGCGCTCATCAAAGTCAACTGCAGTGCGATCCCCGAAGCGCTGTTTGAGAGCGAGATGTTTGGCCATGTGAAAGGCGCGTTTTCCGGCGCCATCCGCGACCGGGTGGGCCGCTTTCAATTGGCCGACGGCGGCACGCTCTTTCTCGACGAGATCGGCGATATGCCGCTCGCCGCGCAGGCCAAACTCCTGCGGGTGCTGCAGGAGCGGGAAATCGAGCGCGTCGGCGACGACCGCACGCAAACGGTCGATGTGCGCATCGTCGCCGCGACGCACCGCGACCTGGAGGCCGAGGTCGCGGCCGGTCGGTTTCGCGCCGACCTGTATTACCGCCTGCGCGTCTTCCCGCTCACGCTCCCACCGTTGCGCAAACGCCGCTCGGACATCCCGTTGCTCGCCGCCTACTTCGCGGCCAGCGCGACTCGACGACTCAAGTTGCCGGGCGCGCAACTGCCCACCGCCGAAGTGGCACGGCTGCAGAACTACGCCTGGCCGGGCAACGTGCGCGAACTGCAGAACCTGGTCGAACGCGCCGCGATCCTGGCGCGCGGCGGCCCGATGCGGTTCGGCGAATTATTGGGCACCGACACCGGTGCCGCCCCAGTCACCGCCACACCGCACGATCAAGACGAAGCGGTGATGCCGCTCACAGTCGCCGAACTGCGCGCGCTCGAACGACGCAACCTTGCCCTGGCGATGAAACGCGCTCACGGCCGCGTGCGCGGCCCCGGCGGCGCCGCTGAATTGCTCGGCGTCAAACCCACCACCCTCGCCTCCCGGCTCAACGCCCTCGGCCTCGCCCGCCGCGACGCGCTGACGCCGGTCGCTACGGCCCCTTGA
- a CDS encoding YHS domain-containing (seleno)protein translates to MNTRLSSLFALAILLVAPLFGQSAVNVAGASNVAVNGYDTVAFFTESKPVHGSLDYSAEYQGATYYFANAKHQKLFKANPERYAPQCGGYCAYGASLGYILPVDVNTWVIVDDKLYLNLNPDIAKAFGEDLSGNIAKAQAKWPELAKSAR, encoded by the coding sequence ATGAACACTCGTTTATCCTCCCTCTTCGCCTTGGCGATCCTCCTCGTGGCGCCGTTGTTCGGCCAGTCGGCCGTCAATGTCGCCGGTGCCAGCAATGTCGCCGTCAACGGCTACGACACGGTGGCCTTCTTCACCGAATCCAAGCCGGTCCACGGCTCGCTCGACTACTCGGCCGAGTATCAAGGGGCGACCTACTACTTCGCCAACGCGAAGCATCAGAAGCTCTTCAAGGCCAACCCCGAGCGTTACGCCCCGCAGTGCGGTGGCTACTGTGCCTACGGTGCGTCCCTCGGCTACATCCTGCCGGTCGATGTGAACACCTGGGTCATCGTCGACGACAAGCTCTACCTGAACCTGAACCCCGACATTGCCAAGGCCTTCGGTGAAGACCTGAGCGGCAACATCGCCAAGGCGCAGGCCAAGTGGCCGGAGCTCGCCAAGAGCGCCCGCTGA
- a CDS encoding uracil-DNA glycosylase family protein has protein sequence MDDLLAEIDRCTRCAARLPHPPRPVVSAHPASRILIIGQAPGRLVHASGVPWQDRSGDRLREWLGVDAATFYDPRNFALMPMGFCFPGSGPRGDLPPRPECAPLWHQRLRAALTEVKLTLLVGRHALAHYLPVAKSSSLADTVKTHACSGARDVFALPHPSPRNRVWLAHNPWFAAEVVPKLQVRVAAELAR, from the coding sequence GTGGACGACCTGCTGGCCGAGATTGACCGTTGCACGCGTTGTGCGGCCCGGTTGCCGCACCCGCCGCGACCGGTCGTCTCGGCCCATCCGGCGTCCCGGATTCTGATCATCGGCCAGGCCCCCGGACGGCTGGTGCATGCCTCCGGGGTGCCGTGGCAGGATCGCAGTGGCGATCGCTTGCGCGAATGGCTCGGTGTCGATGCAGCGACATTTTATGATCCGCGCAACTTCGCCCTCATGCCGATGGGCTTTTGTTTTCCCGGGTCCGGCCCGCGCGGCGACCTGCCGCCCCGACCCGAGTGTGCGCCGCTATGGCACCAGCGACTGCGGGCGGCGCTGACCGAGGTGAAGCTCACGCTGTTGGTTGGCCGCCATGCGCTGGCTCATTACCTACCGGTGGCAAAAAGTAGTTCCTTGGCGGATACGGTGAAGACTCACGCCTGTTCAGGAGCGCGCGATGTGTTTGCCCTGCCGCATCCGTCGCCGCGCAACCGCGTATGGCTGGCCCACAACCCGTGGTTCGCCGCGGAGGTGGTGCCGAAGCTGCAGGTCCGGGTAGCCGCGGAATTGGCGCGCTGA